ATCACTGAGCAATGCACCCCAGCTACTCAAAGGTTCTTGTGTGCCTAACCCAAGGAAACTCAAGAAGGATTCAAACAAAATCATGCTAGGAACCAGTAACGAAGCGTACACCACCACCACACCCAGAACGTTCGGAACAATATGGCGTAATACGATGTTGCGAGTGGAAACACCACCAACTACTGCTGCTTCAATGAATTCTTTCCGTTTTAGACTTAATGTTTGCCCGCGCACAATACGCGCCATATCCAGCCAGGACACCATGCCGATTGCCACAAATATCAATAGAATATTCTGGCCAAAGAAGGTCACCAGCAGAATAACGAAGAACATAAAGGGGAATGAGTTAAGAATTTCCAGCAGGCGCATCATCAGTGAATCAATTTTCCCACCGAGATACCCCGATAACGAACCATATAAGGTGCCAACAACCACGGCAACCAAAGCCGCAGCCACCCCCACCATCAATGAAATTCGACCACCGATAGCAACACGAACCAACAGATCGCGACCTGAGGAATCGGTACCGAAATAGTGCCCGGACTCAATATTGGGGGCGGCTGACATCATGCCCCAGTCCGTATCCGAATAGGTAAACTGCGCCAACATGGGGGCCAGAATAACAAATAAGGTAATTAACATCAGGATCACCAAACTGGTGATCGCCGCTCGGTTATGAATAAAACGGCGGCGGGCATCCTGCCAAAGGCTGCGCCCTTCAACTTCCAGTTTTTCACTGAAAACTTCCAGAGCTTCGCTATTTTTATTGCTCAACATAATTGGCGTGCTCCAGTGCTAGTAACGGATTTTAGGATCGATAACGGCATACAGCACGTCAACAATCGCGTTGAATAAAATAGTCAAAGCGCCGACTAAAATGGTCAAACTCAGCACCAAAGAGTAATCGCGGTTTAACGCCCCGTTGACAAACAACTGACCAATGCCCGGCAAACCAAAAATGGTTTCAATAACCATCGAGCCAGTAATAATCCCAACAAACGCGGGCCCCATGTAGGACAACACCGGCAGCAATGCAGGTTTCAGTGCATGACGGAATACAATGGTTCGCAGTGGCAATCCCTTCGCTCGCGCCGTGCGGATAAAGTTAGAGTGGAGAATTTCAATCATTGATCCGCGTGTGATACGCGCAATACTGGCGATATAAGCCAGCGACAACGCGACCATCGGTAAAATAATATATTTTGGTGATCCGCCATTCCAACCGCCACCCGGTAACCATTTCAATATAATGGCAAAGACCAACACCAATAAAGGAGCTACCACAAAACTTGGAATGACCACTCCGGTCATGGCAAATCCCATTACCGTATAGTCCCATTTGGTATTTTGATTCAATGCCGCAATAACACCGGCACTCACACCTAACACGACTGCGAGTATAAATGCGGCAAAACCAAGCTTTGCCGAAACAGGAAACGATGCAGAAACCAGATCGTTCACGGTGTAATCTTTATATTTAAACGAAGGTCCAAGATCGCCGTGCGCAAGTTGACCCAAGTAATTGAAATACTGCTTATAGACGGGGTCATTGAGGTGATATTTCGCCTCAATATTGGCCATAACTTCTGGAGGAAGATTACGTTCGCCGGTAAAGGGACTTCCTGGGGCGAGACGCATCATAAAAAATGAAATGGTTATCAAAATGAACAGTGTCGGAATCGCTTCCAGACAGCGGCGTAGAATAAATTTTAACATTGCCTGTACCTTTAGCCTTTTACTGCACTTTATCCCCTTAGTTCGCTGGTTGCCGACCCTGTCATACCAACTACTTTGGGTAGATATTATCAAAACAAAAAGGGCAACACGCTGATGCAGCGGCTGCCCTTAATATATTAGTGCTTGATAATATACAGATCTTTAACGTGCATATTATCCAGTGGGTCTTTACCGGTATATCCACCGACATAAGGTTTAACTAAACGGGCATTAACATAATAGAACAACGGCACAATAGCAGAATCTTTATCCAGCAATACTTCAGCTTGCTGATACAAACCTGCGCGCTCTTTTTCGGATTTAACTTTCAGCGTATCTTGGATCAGCTTGTCAAATGCCGGGCTTTTATAATGTACGGTGTTATTACTGCTGTCAGATAGCATCATATTCAGGAATGAAGACGGTTCGTTATAGTCGGCACACCAGCCAGCACGCGCGACATCGAAAGTCCCTTGATGGCGGGTATCAAGGAAGGTTTTCCATTCCTGATTTTCCAGCTTAACGTCAACGCCCAGATTTTTCTTCCAGATAGAGGCCGCAGCAATAGCCAGCTTTTTGTGCAAATCAGAAGTGTTGTATAACAGATTGAACTTCAGTGGTTTATCTTGTGTATAACCCGCTTCAGCCAGTAACTTCTTAGCCACTTCATTACGTTTTTCCTGAGTCCAGCCAAACCATTCTGGTGGTGTTAATTCAGCACCACTGGTATATGGCGGCGTAAAGCCATAGGCAGGTAAATCACCTTGGTTTTTCACTTTGTTCACGATGATATCGCGATCCATGCCCAGTTTTAGTGCTTCACGAACGCGTGCATCGGTGAATGGCGCTTTTTGGTTATTGATTTCGTAATAATAAGTACACAGATATGGGTCAACATGAACTTCTTGTGGGATCTCTTTTTTCAGTTTCTGGAATAATTCAATCGGCATGTTGTTATAGGTCATGTCGATCTCGCCGCTACGGTAGCGGTTAACATCAGTCACTTCAGACGAGATTGGCAGGTAAGTAACCTGATTGATAACCGTTTTAGCATTATCCCAATAGGTCGGGCTGCGTTCTAACACAATACGTTCGTTAACGGTCCAATCTTTTAATTTATAGGCACCATTACCGACAAAGCTCTGTGGCTGAGTCCACTTCTCACCAAACTTCTCAACCACGGTTTTATTCACCGGGGACATAGAGGGGTGAGCTAACAGTTTATCCAAATAAGGAACAGGTTCAGTCAGCGTGACTTCCAACGTATGGTCATCTAACGCTTTTACACCCAAGGCATCAGGTGATTTTTTACCGCTAATAATATCGTCGATATTCGCGATATGAGCATATTGTACATAACTGGCATAAGGAGAAACTGTTTTAGGGTCTGCCAGTCGTTGCCAGCTATAAACGAAATCTTGTGCCGTTACAGGGTCACCATTTGACCATTTAGCATCTTTACGCAGATGGAAAGTCCAGACTTTAAAATCCTTATTATCCCAACTTTCAGCTACACCAGGCAAAATCTTGCCGTTTGGATCGTTAACGACCAACCCTTCCAGCAAATCGCGCGATATATTAGATTCTGGCACACCCTCAATTTTATGCGGATCCAATGACTGAGGTTCTGAGCCGTTATTACGAACTAAAACTTGTTTCTCAGCCAGTTGGACACCTGCTGGTACATTGGCTGCAAAAGTGTTCCCTACAGCCATCATACCCATAGCAGCAGCAATGCCTGCGGCCAGGAAAGTTTTCTTTGTGATGTTGGTCATGCTGATATCCACTCCAGATTTTATTATTGCGTCGCTCAGAAACTGAGCAAGCCTCACCTTTAAAAGGTATCTTTAAATCACATTGCACGGGGAACGAACCCGGCCATGTAATGCCCTATATGTATTAGCATCAGACTAAAATCGGTGCTGTGCTATACACCCCTATTATCTTGTCTATATTCTTATTTACTGCCACGCCACAGCGACTCTAGGTTGTGAACAATTGGCATATAAGATTGTTTTACTGCCATAGCGTTTTATTGCTCAACTTTTCTACAACTTGCGAATATAAAGATTTTTTAAGTCCACTAAGTCTTGTGGATCTTTACCCGTAAATCCACCGACGGTTGGCCGGATAAGACGGACACTGACTCGATAATAAACCGGCACCAGCGCAGAATCTTTATCCAGTAAATTCTCAGCCTCTTGATACAAAGCAGTGCGCGCAGTGGCATTCGGCATGGTCAGCGTTTTTGCTAACAGCGCATCGAATTCAGGATTTTTATAGAAGAAAGTATTGTTGCTACTATCAGACAGCAGCATATTCAGAAAAGCAGTCGGCTCGTTGTAGTCACCACACCAGGTTGCTCTGGCAACATCAAACTGCCCTTGATGGCGGCTTTCTAATGAGGTTTTCCATTCTTGATTCTGTAAAGTGACGGTAGCACCCAGGTTTTTCTGCCACATAGATGCAGCGGCAATAGCCTGCTGCTTGTTTTGATCTGAGGTGTTATAGAGCAATGTAAACTTTAAGGGATTTTGGGCATTGAAACCGGCTTCGGCGAGCACTTTTTTCGCCTCAGCATTGCGTTGTTCTTGAGTCCAGTTGGACCATTCTGGCAAGGCGAAATTGCCGCCATCGGTAAATGTCGGGGTAAAGCCATACGCAGGAATCTGCCCTTGCCCCATAATCTTCGTTGCGATGATGTCACGATCCAGCGTTAACTTAATTGCCGTTCTTACTCTGGCGTCGGTAAATGGTGGTTTTTTATTATTAATTTCGTAATAGAAAGTACAGAGATATGGGCTGATATGAACCTGCGATGGCAGATCCTTTTTCATTTTGGCAAATAAATTAGGGGGTATTGCGCTGTTGGTAATATCGATTTCACCACTGCGATAGCGATTAATATCACTGACTTCCGACGTTATCGGTAAAAAGGTCGCTTTGTTGATAACCGTTTCTTTGTTATTCCAGTAAGTCGGACTACGTTCCAGCACAATCCGCTCATTAACTACCCAATCTTTTAACTGAAAAGCGCCATTGCTAATAAAGTTTTGTGGCAGAGTCCATTTATCACCATACTTTTCAACGACCTCACGCTTAACTGGCTTCATCGAGGTGTGGGATAACATGCTGATAAAATAAGGCACGGGTTGCGTCAAGGTAACTTGCAACGTTTTGGCATCTAATGCCTTAACACCTAACTCATCCGGCTTTTTGGTGCCTTTCAATACCTCGTCGACATTCTCAATTTGGGCATACTGCAAATAACTGGCATAAGGTGAACCCACTTTTGGGTTAGCCAAGCGCTGCCAACTATAGACAAAATCTTGCGCGGTGACCGGAGTACCATCACTCCACACGGCGTTGTCACGCAAATGGAAAGTCCAGACCTTAAAACCTTCATTGTCCCAACGAGTTGCAACGGCTGGAATAATATGTCCAGTGGCATCATTGCTTACCAGGCCTTCTAATAGATTCAGAATAATATTGGTTTCAGGGATACCTTCGACCTTATGGGGGTCTAATGAGGCGACCTCAGAACCATTATTAATGGTAATGCTTTGATCTGTAGCTAATATCACACCGGCCGGAACTGCCGCCGCCATCGATACAGCCGAAAATGACAAACCCAACACAGTGCCAATTATTGCCAGTGGTCGTCGCGTAAACTTTATTTGCATTTCAAACCGCCTTTTACGAGATTTGGTGATGTTTTTCTCAAGGTTTATGTCAATCGGCTACCAACAACGACTAGCAATAACTATTCCAAAAATTAAAATTCAGTTTAGTTTTATTAAAAAATAAGATATCTCTTATCACAGAGTTGTCCGAAAACTAACAGAACCCGAAATCTGACGCCAATAAATTTTACAGAAATGTTAAGTAATTCTCTTTTCTACCGAGTAGCTAACGATAGTAGCTAACTAACTTTGCCGGCCAAAGACAAGATAACCATATGATTTAATTAATTTATATTGGGTTGAAGTTTAAATTCACGTCAAAAAAAATGTCTAAAAAACCGTTCTAGAAACATAAAGTTAACATTAGCACCAATGTCAGAATAAACATCTAATCATTGCGGTGTAATCACTAATAACATCTAGATAAATTCCGCACAAGCTCTACAGAATGATGTGAGCATTTTAACAACAACTCGGGTGTTTAATTCACGCTACCGGGCAATGGGTGATTCATTAAAGATGAACAAATAGGCCTTAAGCTAAATTAGTTATATAGAATGGCTTTTATTGCATTATTTAAGTGCAACAGATTAAAATTAATACATTATTCGCACCAAATTAATGCTTTATGATTTAAATATCAGGCTGGAAAAACGAAAAAGGCCACCAGTAACACACGGGTAGCCTCCATACTGCGGGATGTGGGGATGGATTAAAGCAATCCGGGGAAAATCGCTTTGATGCCTGTAACAATAAACTCGATGCCCAGAGCCATCAACAATAATCCCATAATACGCGTTATAACGTTAATACCAGTTTGCCCTAGCAACCGAACCAGCAGTGGCGCCGCCCGGAACAGCAGCCAGCAACAGAAGGCAAACAAGGCCACCGCTAGCGTCAATCCCAACAAATTTTGCCAACTATGGTAGCGGGAGCTCCAAACAATTGTGGAACTGATCGCTCCTGGCCCCGCCATCAACGGCAATGCGAGTGGGACAACACCGATACTTTCACGAACCGCAGTTTCAGTTTTTTCCTGCTTGTTCTGCTTATCCTCACCGAGTTTACCGCTGATCATCGACATCGCAATGCTGACCACCAGTATCCCACCAGCAATACGGAACGAGTCGATGGAAATACCGAAAATTTTCAGGATGGCATCCCCTAAGAACAAGGATATCCATAAGATAATCGCCACTGACAGATTAGCTGTCAGGTTGGTTTTATCCCGCCCCGCCGCCGCCTGATAGCTGGTCATACTGATAAATACCGGCAATATGCCAACCGGGTTCACCAGCGCAAATAAGCCAACAAAAAACTTGATGTAACCTGAAAGGTCCAACAATGATTGACTCACACATCACTCCGCGCAATTGCTGATAAAAACGACACAGATAACAGGCCATTATAACTTAATGCCCCAGGACAACACATCTTATGGCCCGAGCCTGGAAAATTTGCGACAAAAATAATGTTGTTAACATGCAGAATTGCACCCACATTATTCAAGCATTTCACCGCAGTTCTTTTCACTAAAAATTACCCTTAAGGCACCCATCTACAGGTGTGCGCGCTAATGTAATAGAATTAGTCGCAGGAATCTATGTAATAAAGCAGCATTTATAGAAGACTAAATTTTACCGCTTAAAATGATAACTCTTGTTAATGCCCTGTGGCGTTAATGAAGCTTTAACGTCATGAATTATCAATTTATTCGTGCTAATGATAATTACTATCAACAAATAATTGCTGAATGGTGTCAGCTTGCCGATTTTGTGATATAAATCACGAAAAACATACCTAAGAATAGTTAAGCTCTGAGCAGTGGTCGAGAGTAAGTTCACTGAGAAATAGCGTATAAAGGTTGAAATTGGCATTTCCCCGCCCACCTTATTTCTAAAGGAACAGAAGCTCTTTCAGTAAATCAGCGGTAAAAAATGAGAAAGTAAGCTATAAAACTATCTCTATTTGACCTTACGGCATACTAGAGCCTGTCTATACTAGTTGCTTCAACAGCTCATTTACTAAAAGAGTTTAACATTATCAGGAGAGCATTATGGCTGTAACGAATGTCGCTGAACTTAACGAGCTAGTAGCACGCGTCAAGAAAGCCCAGCGCGAGTATGCCAACTTTACTCAAGAGCAGGTTGATAAAATCTTCCGTGCCGCAGCTCTGGCTGCAGCGGATGCCCGTATTCCCTTGGCCAAACTGGCTGTAGAGGAATCAGGTATGGGTATTGTTGAAGATAAAGTGATCAAGAACCACTTTGCTTCTGAATACATCTACAATGCTTACAAAGATGAAAAGACTTGTGGCATTTTAGAAGAAGATAAAACCTTCGGTACTATTACTATCGCTGAACCTATTGGTTTAATCTGCGGTATCGTACCAACAACTAACCCGACTTCTACCGCTATTTTCAAGGCATTAATTAGCCTGAAAACGCGTAACGGTATCGTATTCTCTCCACACCCACGTGCTAAAGACGCAACCAATAAAGCCGCAGATATCGTGCTTCAAGCCGCTATCGCCGCAGGTGCGCCAGCAGATATTATTGGTTGGATTGATGCGCCAACAGTTGAGTTGTCTAACCAATTGATGCACCACCCTGACATTAACCTGATTCTGGCAACCGGTGGTCCAGGCATGGTTAAAGCAGCTTACAGTTCGGGTAAACCGGCTATCGGTGTTGGCGCTGGTAACACCCCTGTAGTGGTCGACGAAACCGCTGATATCAAACGTGTTGTTGCATCTATCCTGATGTCTAAAACCTTTGATAACGGTGTGATTTGTGCGTCTGAGCAGTCTATCATCGTGGTTGATTCAGCCTACGATGCAGTCCGTGAGCGCTTCTCTTCTCATGGCGGCTACCTGTTACAAGGTAAAGAGCTGAAAGCGGTTCAGGATATCATCCTGAAAAATGGCGGCCTAAACGCAGCTATCGTTGGTCAGCCAGCAACTAAAATTGCTGAAATGGCAGGTATTAAAGTTCCTAGCAACACCAAAATTCTTATCGGTGAAGTTAAGGTTGTTGACGAATCAGAACCTTTTGCTCACGAAAAACTGTCGCCTACCTTAGCGATGTATCGTGCGAAGAGTTTTGAAGACGCGGTTGATAAAGCGGAAAAACTGGTAGAAATGGGCGGTATCGGCCATACATCTTGCCTGTACACCGACCAGGATAACCAACCTGCACGCGTTAAGTATTTCGGCGATAAAATGAAAACCGCCCGAATTCTTATTAACACCCCTGCCTCTCATGGTGGTATCGGTGACCTGTACAACTTCAAAGTAGCGCCATCTCTGACGCTGGGTTGTGGTTCATGGGGTGGTAACTCCATCTCTGAAAACGTTGGGCCGAAACACTTGATCAACAAGAAAACTGTGGCTAAGCGAGCAGAAAACATGTTGTGGCATAAACTACCGAAATCTATTTACTTCCGCCGTGGCTCTCTGCCAATCGCGCTGGAAGAAGTGGCAACTGACGGTGCAAAACGTGCCTTCATCGTGACTGACCGCTACCTGTTCAACAACGGTTATGCCGATCAAATCACCAGTGTGCTGAAATCTCACGGTATCGAAACTGAAGTCTTCTTTGAAGTTGAAGCAGACCCTACCCTGAGCATCGTGCGCAAAGGTGCAGAGCAGATGAACTCCTTCAAACCAGACGTGATTATCGCGCTGGGTGGTGGTTCACCGATGGATGCTGCCAAAATCATGTGGGTTATGTACGAACACCCTGAAACCCACTTCGAAGAACTGGCATTACGCTTTATGGATATCCGTAAACGTATTTACAAGTTCCCGAAAATGGGTGTGAAAGCGAAAATGATCGCTGTAACCACTACATCAGGTACCGGTTCAGAAGTGACTCCATTTGCAGTCGTCACCGACGATGCAACAGGTCAGAAGTATCCATTGGCTGACTACGCATTGACTCCAGATATGGCAATCGTTGATGCCAACCTGGTTATGAATATGCCTAAGTCACTGTGTGCCTTCGGTGGTCTGGATGCAGTAACCCATGCGCTGGAAGCCTATGTTTCTGTATTGGCAAATGAATATTCTGACGGTCAGGCTCTGCAAGCGCTGAAACTGCTGAAAGAATTCCTGCCAGCCAGCTATAATGAAGGGGCTAAGAACCCAGTAGCTCGTGAACGTGTACACAATGCCGCGACCATCGCTGGTATCGCGTTTGCTAACGCCTTCTTGGGTGTCTGTCACTCAATGGCCCATAAACTGGGTTCTGAGTTCCATATCCCGCACGGCTTGGCAAACGCCATGTTGATTTCTAACGTTATTCGCTATAACGCGAATGACAACCCAACGAAGCAGACTGCTTTCAGCCAATATGACCGCCCACAAGCGCGTCGTCGTTATGCTGAAGTTGCAGACCATCTGGGTCTGAGTGCACCGGGCGACCGTACTGCGCAGAAAATTCAGAAATTGCTGACTTGGTTAGATGAAATCAAAGCGGAATTAGGTATCCCTGCGTCAATTCGTGAAGCGGGCGTTCAGGAAGCTGACTTCTTGGCTAAAGTAGACAAACTGTCTGAAGATGCATTTGATGACCAGTGTACCGGTGCTAACCCACGTTACCCACTGATCTCTGAGCTGAAACAGATTCTGATGGATACTTATTACGGCCGTGAATTTAGCGAAGAACTTGACCGTGAAGAGGTTGCTGTTACAGCAGCTCCAGCAGCAAAAGCTGAAAAGAAAGCTAAGAAGTAATCTTAAGGTGTAAACCCCACTGTCTGCTGGGGTTTGCAACGGAAGATATAGCCCCCAATGGCCATTGCTGTTGGGGGTTTCTTTTTATAATCACACATAATGATATTCCGCATATGCTCGCTCAAACCTCTGTAGCTGGCCTCCACGGATAGCGTATCCAATCCCCTGGTTTCTTCGCTGTAAGGCTTACTATGCCGCTACCAACCCCCGCTAACGGCGTCTTAATAAGTTAAATGTCATGCCATGCATCCACAATTGTTTAGAAATTTAACATCACCGTCGTTATGTTCTGTCTATTTATTCGAATTGAAGAAATGAAGCGATAAAACCCCTATATAGACTCAGCATGGGATATAGCATTAGGCTGAGGCTTATTACCCAGTATAAATGCATGGTGTTAAGCTGTATGGCCGCGTATGGCGCGAACGCAGTAAGAGGCTGGCTACCCCACAGCTTCAATAAGAAATCCCGTGGGGTATCCTTTGTGGATAATGAGTATCTAAGAAGGATGTTGGAGGCAGGCGGCTTTAATTGCTTCTTTATAGTGGCGGCGACAAACAGAAACATAGCTTTCGTTGCCACCAATAACGACTTGTTCGCCATCGTGCACCGCTCTACCCTGTTCATCTAAACGCAACACCATGTTTGCTTTACGGCCACAATGACAGATTGTTTTCAGTTCAACCAATTTGTCAGCCCATGATAACAAATACTTGCTACCGGGGAACAATTCGCCAAGAAAATCGGTACGCAAACCGTAGCACAATACCGGGATATGCAGTTCATCCACTACCTGACACAATTGCTGAACTTGCTCTTTGGTCAAAAACTGGCATTCGTCGAGTAAAATACAATGAACGGTTTTGTCCTGATGCTCAGCGGCGATAATAGATAATAGTGGGGTTTCACTATTATAAAGCAGCGCATGCGAGGACAGGCCAATGCGCGAACTTACGGTCCCTACCCCAAAGCGATTATCTATCTCTGCTGTAAACACCAAGGTACGCATACCCCGCTCTTGGTAGTTATATGAGGATTGTAACAGCGCGGTGGATTTCCCTGCATTCATCGCAGAGTAATAAAAATAAAGTTGAGCCATGGGCCCGTAACTCCAATGGTATAATAAATGGTCACAATGACAACGAACAGCAAGTTTATCATAAATTCAGATGTTACGATGAGCAGACTACGGCGCTATATTACTGTTTTCTATATTAAGTAATGAAAGCGCTAATGTAGTTGCTGGCACTTTCATTTGAAACTCCTTGCTATTATTAGGTTCATTACATGACCAATCTCACAATATTGGTACAGCAAACACATTTTGCTTGAACATTAACCGGATTAGCCCCCCAACCTGGCGATAGGGTTTGCCAGGGTACATGGCAATTGGTTCATTAATGATACAAGTAATGTATGGGCATGGTTAATTCGTAAAATAGTGATAACAAATATTGTCATAACCTGACAAATCCAATACAGCCTGTTTTTTCCTTACTCAATCTTTCATCACAACTATATCGTTATCGCACTTTTTGACATGATCCGTTATTGCTCATACCAGAGTGATAAGTCGCCTATTTCCGCTTTATTGATATAAAGCAAACTTATAACTTAGTGAGAAAATCATGTTCTCATGTAGTGTCATTAGCGAGCAAAATGAACTTTTCCGTTAAAAACACTACAGAGAATAACAAGTAGCTATCGCTTATTAGTAGCAAGCAGCAACTTTTCGCTAATAAAATACGTAAATTCGAGGATGCTAATCAAATTGGCTATTGCAGAAATTAAAATAGCACTCTATTATTATCCAGACGCCCCCCCACCAATTATAATTTGAGACCAGGACAATGAGCGAAGCGTTAAAGATTCTTAACAACATCCGTACTCTGCGTGCACAATCACGTGAATGCACTCTTGAAACTTTAGAAGAAATGCTGGAGAAACTTGAAGTGGTCGTTAACGAACGCCGCGAAGAAGATTCTCAAGTACAAGCTGAAATTGAAGAACGCACACGTAAATTGGCTCAGTACCGTGAAATGCTAATTGCAGACGGTATTGACCCAAATGAACTGCTGCATACTATGAGTGCAACTAAAGCTACTACTAAAGCTAAGCGTGCTGCACGCCCAGCTAAATATAAGTATGTAGACGAAAATGGCGAAACTAAAACCTGGACAGGCCAAGGCCGTACTCCAGCAGTGATTAAGAAAGCCATTGAAGACGAAGGTAAATCATTGGATGATTTCCTGCTGTAATAGTATTAGTTAATTTACTATTATGATAAAAATGCCCTCCTATTATACGGGGGGTATTTTTTTGCCTCTATGTTACCCAGCAATGATATCTTATCCAACAATCACAGTTGAAATGCTCACCAATGCGATTGCAGCATTAACATACAATTGGCAGAGAGCAACTGGCCTAAACATATCGTATTCGATAAATAACCCTTAGTTATCACTCTGTTTGTAAAGCTATAAGAATGCTCTGCTAATTTATAGCAATACAACAATCGATATAACTGACTAAATTCCCCATAATATTGTGATATCTGAGAATCGTGACGTGAAAAGGTTGTGCTGCCGCTCTGCATGAG
The sequence above is drawn from the Yersinia intermedia genome and encodes:
- the adhE gene encoding bifunctional acetaldehyde-CoA/alcohol dehydrogenase → MAVTNVAELNELVARVKKAQREYANFTQEQVDKIFRAAALAAADARIPLAKLAVEESGMGIVEDKVIKNHFASEYIYNAYKDEKTCGILEEDKTFGTITIAEPIGLICGIVPTTNPTSTAIFKALISLKTRNGIVFSPHPRAKDATNKAADIVLQAAIAAGAPADIIGWIDAPTVELSNQLMHHPDINLILATGGPGMVKAAYSSGKPAIGVGAGNTPVVVDETADIKRVVASILMSKTFDNGVICASEQSIIVVDSAYDAVRERFSSHGGYLLQGKELKAVQDIILKNGGLNAAIVGQPATKIAEMAGIKVPSNTKILIGEVKVVDESEPFAHEKLSPTLAMYRAKSFEDAVDKAEKLVEMGGIGHTSCLYTDQDNQPARVKYFGDKMKTARILINTPASHGGIGDLYNFKVAPSLTLGCGSWGGNSISENVGPKHLINKKTVAKRAENMLWHKLPKSIYFRRGSLPIALEEVATDGAKRAFIVTDRYLFNNGYADQITSVLKSHGIETEVFFEVEADPTLSIVRKGAEQMNSFKPDVIIALGGGSPMDAAKIMWVMYEHPETHFEELALRFMDIRKRIYKFPKMGVKAKMIAVTTTSGTGSEVTPFAVVTDDATGQKYPLADYALTPDMAIVDANLVMNMPKSLCAFGGLDAVTHALEAYVSVLANEYSDGQALQALKLLKEFLPASYNEGAKNPVARERVHNAATIAGIAFANAFLGVCHSMAHKLGSEFHIPHGLANAMLISNVIRYNANDNPTKQTAFSQYDRPQARRRYAEVADHLGLSAPGDRTAQKIQKLLTWLDEIKAELGIPASIREAGVQEADFLAKVDKLSEDAFDDQCTGANPRYPLISELKQILMDTYYGREFSEELDREEVAVTAAPAAKAEKKAKK
- the oppB gene encoding oligopeptide ABC transporter permease OppB; its protein translation is MLKFILRRCLEAIPTLFILITISFFMMRLAPGSPFTGERNLPPEVMANIEAKYHLNDPVYKQYFNYLGQLAHGDLGPSFKYKDYTVNDLVSASFPVSAKLGFAAFILAVVLGVSAGVIAALNQNTKWDYTVMGFAMTGVVIPSFVVAPLLVLVFAIILKWLPGGGWNGGSPKYIILPMVALSLAYIASIARITRGSMIEILHSNFIRTARAKGLPLRTIVFRHALKPALLPVLSYMGPAFVGIITGSMVIETIFGLPGIGQLFVNGALNRDYSLVLSLTILVGALTILFNAIVDVLYAVIDPKIRY
- a CDS encoding ABC transporter substrate-binding protein; its protein translation is MQIKFTRRPLAIIGTVLGLSFSAVSMAAAVPAGVILATDQSITINNGSEVASLDPHKVEGIPETNIILNLLEGLVSNDATGHIIPAVATRWDNEGFKVWTFHLRDNAVWSDGTPVTAQDFVYSWQRLANPKVGSPYASYLQYAQIENVDEVLKGTKKPDELGVKALDAKTLQVTLTQPVPYFISMLSHTSMKPVKREVVEKYGDKWTLPQNFISNGAFQLKDWVVNERIVLERSPTYWNNKETVINKATFLPITSEVSDINRYRSGEIDITNSAIPPNLFAKMKKDLPSQVHISPYLCTFYYEINNKKPPFTDARVRTAIKLTLDRDIIATKIMGQGQIPAYGFTPTFTDGGNFALPEWSNWTQEQRNAEAKKVLAEAGFNAQNPLKFTLLYNTSDQNKQQAIAAASMWQKNLGATVTLQNQEWKTSLESRHQGQFDVARATWCGDYNEPTAFLNMLLSDSSNNTFFYKNPEFDALLAKTLTMPNATARTALYQEAENLLDKDSALVPVYYRVSVRLIRPTVGGFTGKDPQDLVDLKNLYIRKL
- a CDS encoding YchE family NAAT transporter; translated protein: MSQSLLDLSGYIKFFVGLFALVNPVGILPVFISMTSYQAAAGRDKTNLTANLSVAIILWISLFLGDAILKIFGISIDSFRIAGGILVVSIAMSMISGKLGEDKQNKQEKTETAVRESIGVVPLALPLMAGPGAISSTIVWSSRYHSWQNLLGLTLAVALFAFCCWLLFRAAPLLVRLLGQTGINVITRIMGLLLMALGIEFIVTGIKAIFPGLL
- the oppA gene encoding oligopeptide ABC transporter substrate-binding protein OppA, whose product is MTNITKKTFLAAGIAAAMGMMAVGNTFAANVPAGVQLAEKQVLVRNNGSEPQSLDPHKIEGVPESNISRDLLEGLVVNDPNGKILPGVAESWDNKDFKVWTFHLRKDAKWSNGDPVTAQDFVYSWQRLADPKTVSPYASYVQYAHIANIDDIISGKKSPDALGVKALDDHTLEVTLTEPVPYLDKLLAHPSMSPVNKTVVEKFGEKWTQPQSFVGNGAYKLKDWTVNERIVLERSPTYWDNAKTVINQVTYLPISSEVTDVNRYRSGEIDMTYNNMPIELFQKLKKEIPQEVHVDPYLCTYYYEINNQKAPFTDARVREALKLGMDRDIIVNKVKNQGDLPAYGFTPPYTSGAELTPPEWFGWTQEKRNEVAKKLLAEAGYTQDKPLKFNLLYNTSDLHKKLAIAAASIWKKNLGVDVKLENQEWKTFLDTRHQGTFDVARAGWCADYNEPSSFLNMMLSDSSNNTVHYKSPAFDKLIQDTLKVKSEKERAGLYQQAEVLLDKDSAIVPLFYYVNARLVKPYVGGYTGKDPLDNMHVKDLYIIKH
- the oppC gene encoding oligopeptide ABC transporter permease OppC, which produces MMLSNKNSEALEVFSEKLEVEGRSLWQDARRRFIHNRAAITSLVILMLITLFVILAPMLAQFTYSDTDWGMMSAAPNIESGHYFGTDSSGRDLLVRVAIGGRISLMVGVAAALVAVVVGTLYGSLSGYLGGKIDSLMMRLLEILNSFPFMFFVILLVTFFGQNILLIFVAIGMVSWLDMARIVRGQTLSLKRKEFIEAAVVGGVSTRNIVLRHIVPNVLGVVVVYASLLVPSMILFESFLSFLGLGTQEPLSSWGALLSDGANSMEVSPWLLMFPAGFLVVTLFCFNFIGDGLRDALDPKDR